The window CTAAATTTTAGCCAATAGTATCAAAAACTCATGACAATTCGAGAGTGTTTTGGACAGGCGCATATTTTGTTGCCTTCTCGATGGCGTTACCATAGATGTACTGATAAAAATATCTTTAGGTATATTGTCCTGCTGATTCATACCCTCAAGTCTCAAGAGGCGATGAATCAAAACAAAAGATAAATTGACGACAGCAAAATTATGAGTCAGACAGCTATTTTCCATTTAACTATTCCCATCAACAACATTGCTCAAGCCAAAGAATTTTACGCCGAAGGTTTAGGCTGTAAAGTAGGTCGTGAAAACCAAGTCGCTATAATCTTTGATTTTTACGGCACTCAACTAGTAGGTCACGTTACTCGAGAACCTTTAACAAGACCATCAGGGATCTATCCAAGACACTTCGGTTTAATCTTACCCACAAAACTGGCCTGGGAGCAAATATGCGATCGCGCTCAAGAGCAAAAAATTACTTTTTATCATCAACCAAAGTTACGCTTCCCTAATCAAACGTTAGAGCATTATTGCTTTTTTCTAGAAGATCCATTTTACAATTTGCTGGAATTCAAATACTATAGCGAGTCTGAAGTAATTTTTGGCGGTAGGCATTCTGATTTAATTGGAGAAACTGCTGTGTCCAACCAAGAAAAATAAAAATAATTAGTTATTTTGGTAAAACTAAATTACCGCTCCTAAAGTCGTGATTAACAGCATTAAAATCAGCACAGTAAATACTCCTAGGAAAAAACTACTAATAAATAAAATATGTTGCTGTCTTTTGGTACGACTTGTAGAGGCTATTTTGTAACTATAGCCAGTAGCTTTGGATGAATTAAAAGTACGCTTATTTTTATTTAGCTTGGTTCTAATTTCTTGTTGAACCAGAGAGTATTGATTAGTTAAATTAACAATCGTGTTTTCTTGAGACTTAATTGTTTCTTGTAATTGAAACAGTCCAGATGTCAAGTTAGATAAGATATGATTCATTTCAGACGCTTGACTAGAGTTGTTGGCATACCCTATATCTTGCTGTACTATGGCTTTAACTTTATGGGGATTTTGAATTATTTCTGTAGCGCCATTATTTGACTGCATATTCTTGTGTAGCGAACCGTCCCAGTTACCTAGTATAGGACCGATTTGGAAAAAGCCTTTTTTAGTTAATCGAATAATGCTGGCAATATCTTTAACGTTGGTATTTTTAAGAACATAGCCTCTAGAACCTGCTTTTAAAGCCAAATTCAGCTGTTCTCTGTCATCTTGACTCGTAAGAAGCACAACCTTGATCTGGGGAAAACGCTGAACAATTTTTTCGGTTGCTTGTATGCCGTCGAGTTTGCCTGGCATATTGATATCCATCAAAACCACATCTGGTTGATATTTTTCAACTAGCGCGATCGCTTTCTCTCCATTATTTGCCAATCCAATGATCTGTATATTTGGTTCACTAGATAAGTTAATTTTCAAAAACTCTCTAATGCTGCCTAAGTCATCAACGATTAAAACTGTAGTCATCTTGATAAAAAATTAAATACAAAAAAATTGAACAAGTGGGTTAAAAAAATTTAATAGCTAAGAAGAAAAATATTCTGCAAAAGGTACTAATAGTAAAAAGTACTGCAGCTTAAGTCAATTACTGACCGTATTTTGAGTTAACCTCTTCTACTTACTTATTTTTAGTATTAGACATTAAAGTTACGCAATTTGCAATTTTATGTTGAGCGTTGATTTTTCTGTAGACGTGCTACCAACAGTAGTTATTATTCAAAACTGAGCTAGCTTATTTAAAGTCGCCGATTAGCGTTACTTTTTGAGCAAGAAACTAGGTTCTGCTTACGACGCGAAGGACGCGACGTAAGGAGGACGCGATATGCCCTAAAGGACCGCGGAGCGGTATGCTAAAGCACTAGCTTCGCGTCGTCCTTTAGGGCGTAAGGAGCTAATCCTTTAGGGCTAATCCTTTAGGGCTGATCCTTTAGGGCTAGTCATGCGCGGATAACCCTCGTGGCGGAGTACCGTTCACTAAATCAACCAAGTAATAATTTTGAAGAAATTATTTAGATATATTTCAATCTATCAATCATATAATAGAAATTAAACTAAAAATGTAATAAAACTAAACAAAAAGCAAAGTATTTTGTCTTGTTACATTCCACTCATTACAGGAGATACTTCATGTTGCGACTCGAACACATCAAAAAGATTTACACTACGGGAGAGGTTCTCAAAGACGTTACCTGGGAAGTCAAACCTGGAGAAAGGGTGGGTTTAGTCGGGGTTAATGGTGCAGGAAAATCGACTCAACTAAAAATAATTAGTGGAGAAATTGAAGCCACATCTGGAGAGGTAATTCGTCCAGTTAACCTCAAAATTGCTTACTTGACTCAAGAATTTGAAGTTGAACCCACGCGAACAGTTTATGAAGAATTCTGGACGGTTTTTACTGAAGCTAATGCAATTCAGCAGGAGATGGGACAAGTACAGCACAAGATGGAGACAGCCGATCCTAATGAGCTGGATCGTTTAATTCATCAACTTGATAAGCTACAGCGTAAATTTGAAGCTATCGAAGGCTATACCCTAGATGCTCAAATTGAAAAAATTCTACCTGAGATGGGATTTACTTCCGAAGATGGCGATCGCCTGGTAAGCTCTTATAGTGGTGGCTGGCAGATGCGGATGAGTTTAGGAAAAATTCTGCTGCAAGAGCCCGATCTGCTGCTGCTGGATGAACCGACTAACCATCTAGATTTAGAAACAATCGAATGGTTGGAAAATTATTTGCGAGGCATTAATACCCCAATGGTTATTGTCTCTCATGACCGCGAATTTTTAGATCGTCTCTGCACCAAAATCGTCGAAACAGAGCGAGGTGTTTCGACTACTTATTTAGGCAATTATTCCGCCTATCTCCAGCAAAAAGCTGAAGCGCGCTTGTCTCAGGGAGCAAGTTACGAGCGACAGCAAAAAGAAATTGCCAAACAGCAAGAATTTATCGAGAAATTTAGAGCAAGTGCTACTCGCAGTACCCAAGCTAAAAGTAGAGAAAAGCAGCTAGACAAGGTAGAACTTGTTGAAGCACCAGTTGCCAATTTAAGAACTCTTAAGTTTCGCTTTCCTCCTTCTCCTAGAAGCGGTAGAGAAGTAATTATCATCAAGGATTTAGTTCATGCCTATAATAATAACATTTTATTTTTAGGGGCAGAATTGACCATCGAAAGAGGCGAGCGCATTGCGATTTTAGGACCAAACGGTGCGGGAAAATCCACTTTGTTGCGTATGGCTATGGGAATGGAAGAGTTCGACGAGGGAACAGTTGAATTAGGTAAACACAACGTTATTCCTGGTTATTTTGAGCAAAACCAAGCTGAAGCGTTAGACTTAGAAAAGACCGTCATAGATACGGTTCATGATGAAGTTCCTGAGTGGAAAAACGAGGAAGTTCGGACTTTATTAGGACAGTTCTTGTTTAGTGGAGATACTGCCTTCAAAAAAGTAGCGGCATTAAGCGGTGGTGAAAAAGCCCGTTTAGCATTGGCAAAAATGCTTCTTAGACCAGCTAATTTATTGATTTTAGATGAGCCTACCAATCATTTAGATATTCCCGCCAAAGAAATGCTAGAAGAAGCTTTACAGCATTACGACGGTACGGTGTTAATTGTTTCTCACGATCGCTATTTTATTTCTCAAACTGCTAACAAAATTGTCGACATTCGCGATGGAGAATTGATTGTTTATCGTGGAGATTATCACTACTATCTAGACAAAATTGCCGAGGAAAAAGAAAAAGCGCGACAAAAAAGCGAAGCAGGGTTAAAAGCAGCCAAGGAAGCAGCAAAAAGAGCTAAACAAGCCGAGAAAAAGAAAAACAAACAGAAAAAAGCTAAAGCCTAGTACTGCTACGCGGAAGTCAGTCAGAAGTACCCCCATTCGAGGGCAAGCCACAAGGGGATAACATCAGAAGGATTTAATTGCAGGGCTTATAGAATTTGCTAATGGTGGATTTATTTATGCCCACGTCTACTAGTACATTTCAAGTTTTGAGCAACTGGTAGTTTCTCTCGATAAATTAGAGGAGCTACCAAATCATCAATTTTTTCCTTCTAATCCCCAATCTCAGAAATGCTAGCTTTAATAGTAGTTGTCAATAAATAATAGATCGATGAACTTGGAGCAACAGTTAGAAATTATAATTAAAGATGCAGCAAATTATGGTGTACCAACCATAGTAATAGAACAGGCGATCGCCCCAGTTTTAAAATTGTTTGCGGATCAGCTTCAGCATCTTGAATATTATGTGTTACAAAATCTAGCAGAGGATTGGGTTTTAACTACTATTACTAATCCTCAATTAAAGCAGGACAAAAAAGTAATTTACGCTTTTGTTTCAGTTCAGGATGCTGCGACTTTTCAAGGTAAAATCAACCCCGATCTAATTGCGATGCCAATTTTTGTCATCCAGCTTTTGTTTAGGCTGTTTTCTTTACAGCAGGTAGACAGCATTATTTTTCTAGAAGATTCACAAAATTTTAATCGCGGTACTGAAATCAAGCGCGATCGTTTATCAGAATTAATTCACCAGCAAATTAAGCAATTGGGTTCAATTCCGCCTAATATCGCCTAGATACATTGCCCAGATATAGAGTGTGAATTGCAACTCGAGTTTTATATTCAAATAATTAAATAAATTTAAATTTATACTTTATTTGTAAATGTTGCTATGTCTATCTTTTAAGCACTTCTGTCAGGCAGTTAGGTTGGAGACGAGATGTCTCCAACCTTTAATAAATAAATATTAGAAATCTGACATTGAGTTGTATGCTGATCCACTTAAATTACCTAAACCAGCGATCGCCAAAAAGTTAACCATTTCCATATTATGCAGTGTTTCTCGGTCTAGAGATTGGTCTTCTTCAATTTTGATCTCTACATCAGAGGTACCAAGATTGCGATATCTTAACCCCACAGAATCTTGTCCTGCATAGCTTGAGATTGAAGCAAAAAATCCTGGTTCGCGCTCAAAGCTCTGGTCAAATTCAATTTCACTCCAGGTATGGTTTATATCCATTTCTGTATGACCTGCTTCATAGTCTAAACCATTCCAGTTACCGCTTCCGGTTTCAATTGCCAACCAACCCACGGTTTCTGTTTCATGACCAGTCTTTAACAAAGCTTCTTCTTCTTCTAGTGCTACTTCAAATCCATCGGCGCTGGATGACATTTGTCGAGTACGGGTTAGCTGCTTGCCATTATAACTCTGTACTTGACTAAGAATAGCAGGCGTTTCTTGAAAGTCGCTTTTGAAATCGATACTTTCCCATTCAGCCATAGTAATAGAATCGGTATCTACTGTTCCTACCTCTAAAATAGTGCCATCGCCCAATTCCCAGGTACCAGCTTCCAATACTAAATAGCTGATGCTTTCTTTGGTATGCCACTGGTCTTTGTGTCGAGGTTCTTGAATCTTGAGCGCAAAACTATCATCCTGAAGATCGGTAATTCTGGCGTTCGCTGGATCGATACCGTTAGAAGATAAATTCAGAGCAAAAACAACAGGATTAGTATAGGTGTTGTTGAGTTGAATTGTTTGATTTTGATCCAGATTTGAGATCTCACCAATTTCACCAATATATTCAGTTTGATTAGGAGTTTCGTGTAAATTTTGTTCTTGTGCGGTTGAGAGAGCCATAAATATTTACCTAGCTGATTAATTAGTATCGAACTAATTACCAATTTAGTTACGGCCTTTATTTTTGGAAACAGTATTTACAACATTTCTAATCTTGGCGAAATGCGATCGTCCGAATTATTTCTTAGTAATCGATCTTGATTAACTATTAACTATTAATAAATCTTACTAAATCACTAATTTTAAAAACAGTTAAGTATGTAAAATTACTTATTCATTCATGTTTTTATAAGTAGCAACAGAAGAAGGTGAAATACGATTGAGATAACGGAAAATCCAGTATTTCAAAACCGTATCTAAGATTACAGGAAAAGTAGCAATAAATAAGAAGTTAAACTCACGATTTTCGGGTAATCCTAAGTGGCGGGCAATTCCTTCTAAAATAACTTCCCAACCGTGAGGGGAATGATAACCCACAAACATATCCGTAAGCAAAATAATTAGAAAGGCTTTGGCACTATCGCTCAAGCCATAAGCTATTTCATCTAAAAAAGATTTAATAATTTGAATTTCTCTTTTGCAAAAGAAAATAATCGCTGCAAATGCCATTAAAGAAAAGAAATCAGCAAAAACATTGCCGATTGCATTAATACCTTCCTCCCGAAACTCTTCCGATATTTCTTCCGCCTTCTCGGTTATTTCTGCCTCTTCTTCTGCTTCAGACAGAGGAGGAATTAAACCAATCATACTTTGAAAATGCAGTTTTTCTTCATAGCGACGTAGCTCCATAAAAGCTTCTTCTTCCATATCCTGATTGATAAATAATACTTGCTGTTCATGATTAGCAAAATATTTTTGTACCAAAGGTGTAATTAAGATGCTTTTTGTCACCTGATGTGTTAACAACGGCACAATAATTAAAATTAGTAAAAATCTAATCGAAATTGCTGTTTTGTTACGACTTTTACGAAATCTTTTGACTACTTCTTCTTCTGTATCTTCCGCTTGAGGATCTATTTCTTGTTTAATACGATTTAGCGTTCTCATAAATGAACGAGGCAAAACGCTAGTTTTATCAGTAATAGTTTCCGTACCAGGATCTTTGCCGTTTTTTTCTGAAGATTTATTTAAAGCAATCGAGCGTTTATTGTTGTTAATAATTAAACGATAATTTTTTTTATTGTTTTCCAAACGGCGAGTAGGCGTAATTTCTATATCTTTGACTTGAGGATTCTTATACTTATAGGTAACAGCATCTATAAAAGCCAGTTTTTCTAGTACGGTTAATTCGCGAGTATCATCAAAACCGTTAGTGTAGCGGACGATACTTTGGCTAGAATCATTAGGTTGGCTATTAGAGAAAATTAATAAACCTCGACTAAGCTGAAATTCTGCCAGCCTAGCGTTAATGGTACTGAGATAGTTACTCACGTCTGCCATGAATACTTTAATGACACTTTCAGAGTATTCTATGGAGCCAGAGGAAACTATTTGACCATTAAAATGGTCGTCTTCGATCGCCTTAATTCTAATTGCTGCACGATAAGCTGCATCCAAAGCCCTCTCTGGGGTGGCAGCTAACCAACGCCTACCTACATTAAAAATATCTTGAAGTTTCATTAATTTTACATAGCAATATCAGTAATCAGATTAAAAATCTTACTCGATCTTAATAATCGCAAAATTATTTTTTCTATGATACTGAAGAATATAAGACCTATATTAATAGATTGGGAAAACATATAGATTGTGCTTATTTTATCCCTCTGGATTACAGGAGCAACTCGCACTGGAAAAACTTCCCGTTTGGTGGCAGAATTTTGTAGCTGGGTGAGAATGCAGCTCTTAAAACCAAAGCTTAAAGCTCTCCCACCCAATTTGACTTCTGCTGTTTTGGTCTTTGCAGCTAATAATCAAAATCGTCGAGAATTAAGTGATCGCCTGGTGCTAGCAGTAGACGGCACTTATCCCGTAGTCTGTAAAACTCCTGTCGGCTTTATTAGCGATGAAGTAATGCTGTTTTTTCCCTTGCTCTTTGAGGAGTTAAATCTTAAAGCGCAATTTCCCCTAAGACTACGCCCCGAAACCGAGCAAGAATTAGCGACTCAGCTTTGGCGTAATCAACCAGATTGGCAGGATTTATGCGAGTTTGAGCCTGAATACGGTTTGGTGCGTCAAACTCTCGATCTGATGCAGCTAGCAGGGGCGAGTGGTATACCAACCGAAGAAATTTCCGCGATCTTGGCTCAGGGTTTATCAGGACTAAATTCCAGTCGCGACCAAAGTCTTTTGTATCAAAGAATGGGGGAACTGCTTTGGTTATGGCGCAGCTGGTGTTTAGATCGGGGTTTGTTAACCTACGGTTTAATTTACGAGCTTTACTGGCGTTATTTGTTACCTAACCCAAAATACCAACAACATTTAATCAGCCGATATCAAGCAATTTTTGCCGACGATCTAGATGATTATCCAGCGATCGCCCGCGATCTATTTGAGGTAATCTTAGATCGGGGTGCATTGGGCGTATTTACCTATAACCTCGATGGCAAAATTCGTTTGGGTTTAAACGCCGATCCCGATTATCTAGCTGGTTTAGCTGAGCGTTGTCAAA of the Coleofasciculaceae cyanobacterium genome contains:
- a CDS encoding VOC family protein, which translates into the protein MSQTAIFHLTIPINNIAQAKEFYAEGLGCKVGRENQVAIIFDFYGTQLVGHVTREPLTRPSGIYPRHFGLILPTKLAWEQICDRAQEQKITFYHQPKLRFPNQTLEHYCFFLEDPFYNLLEFKYYSESEVIFGGRHSDLIGETAVSNQEK
- a CDS encoding response regulator transcription factor yields the protein MTTVLIVDDLGSIREFLKINLSSEPNIQIIGLANNGEKAIALVEKYQPDVVLMDINMPGKLDGIQATEKIVQRFPQIKVVLLTSQDDREQLNLALKAGSRGYVLKNTNVKDIASIIRLTKKGFFQIGPILGNWDGSLHKNMQSNNGATEIIQNPHKVKAIVQQDIGYANNSSQASEMNHILSNLTSGLFQLQETIKSQENTIVNLTNQYSLVQQEIRTKLNKNKRTFNSSKATGYSYKIASTSRTKRQQHILFISSFFLGVFTVLILMLLITTLGAVI
- a CDS encoding ABC-F family ATP-binding cassette domain-containing protein yields the protein MLRLEHIKKIYTTGEVLKDVTWEVKPGERVGLVGVNGAGKSTQLKIISGEIEATSGEVIRPVNLKIAYLTQEFEVEPTRTVYEEFWTVFTEANAIQQEMGQVQHKMETADPNELDRLIHQLDKLQRKFEAIEGYTLDAQIEKILPEMGFTSEDGDRLVSSYSGGWQMRMSLGKILLQEPDLLLLDEPTNHLDLETIEWLENYLRGINTPMVIVSHDREFLDRLCTKIVETERGVSTTYLGNYSAYLQQKAEARLSQGASYERQQKEIAKQQEFIEKFRASATRSTQAKSREKQLDKVELVEAPVANLRTLKFRFPPSPRSGREVIIIKDLVHAYNNNILFLGAELTIERGERIAILGPNGAGKSTLLRMAMGMEEFDEGTVELGKHNVIPGYFEQNQAEALDLEKTVIDTVHDEVPEWKNEEVRTLLGQFLFSGDTAFKKVAALSGGEKARLALAKMLLRPANLLILDEPTNHLDIPAKEMLEEALQHYDGTVLIVSHDRYFISQTANKIVDIRDGELIVYRGDYHYYLDKIAEEKEKARQKSEAGLKAAKEAAKRAKQAEKKKNKQKKAKA
- a CDS encoding proton extrusion protein PcxA, which gives rise to MKLQDIFNVGRRWLAATPERALDAAYRAAIRIKAIEDDHFNGQIVSSGSIEYSESVIKVFMADVSNYLSTINARLAEFQLSRGLLIFSNSQPNDSSQSIVRYTNGFDDTRELTVLEKLAFIDAVTYKYKNPQVKDIEITPTRRLENNKKNYRLIINNNKRSIALNKSSEKNGKDPGTETITDKTSVLPRSFMRTLNRIKQEIDPQAEDTEEEVVKRFRKSRNKTAISIRFLLILIIVPLLTHQVTKSILITPLVQKYFANHEQQVLFINQDMEEEAFMELRRYEEKLHFQSMIGLIPPLSEAEEEAEITEKAEEISEEFREEGINAIGNVFADFFSLMAFAAIIFFCKREIQIIKSFLDEIAYGLSDSAKAFLIILLTDMFVGYHSPHGWEVILEGIARHLGLPENREFNFLFIATFPVILDTVLKYWIFRYLNRISPSSVATYKNMNE